The window CGCGAGTTGGAGAACATCATCGAGCAGGCGTTCGTCTTGTGTCGCAGCGGGATGATCGAGCTTCGGCATCTGCCGCCGGAGCTTCGCGGGCGCGAGGGCGAAGGTGGTCCGGCGGTTTCGTCGGCGAGCATCAAGTCAGTGGAGGCGGCGCTGATCGCCGATGCCCTGCGGCGGCATCACGGCAACCGCAAGAAGGCGGCTGAGGATCTGGGGATCGATCCGAGCACGCTGTATCGGAAGATCAAGGGGTATAACATTGAGACGCCGTGCACGGATGGCCGGCACCGGCGGTGAGCGGCGATGCTACGGAAGAAGTCAGAAGCCAGGAGTCAGAATGAATGAAGAAGGGCCGGATGAAGTGCTGCAATGCAGGCTATTGACCGCGCCTGAAAAATGTCGAAAATGAAAATGACACGCCGCTCGACGGGTGCGGCAGGGAGGCGGGACGCCATCGTATCGACGCTAACACTTGACCGGGCAAAGGCTTTCTTGTCGCTGTGCGGCTACAGCGACCGTTTGCTCCGCGCGAGTTTTCCGTTCGGCGGCGACCGAATTGTGCCGCTGGCGGCCTTCGCCCACGAACCGATGGATGCGCGGTCGGCCTGTATTGCCGTGATCGATGCGGCGGTAGTGGAGGGGGATATGCGGTCCGAGGTGGCCGCGTACCGCCAACTTGGCGCCCCCATCGTGGTGGCGATGCGGCGCGAGTCGCTGGAGATCTGGAAGCAGCGGGAGGACGACGCGGAACGGGTTAAAGAGGTAAGCGCCGACCAGGCGGAGGCGTACTTCCGATCGCACGCATCCGAACTCGGGCCCGACGTGGTTTTTCGGGCCAAGACCTGGGGCAGGTTTGATGATCAGTTCCAGTTGGAGTTCGTCGATGCAGGCTTGATGCCCATCGTGGAGAAGGCAACAGGCGAGAAGCTGACAAGGCTGATCGAGCGCGTCGTCCATCAGCTTCGCCGTTCCCTTTACCCCAACTTGTCCGCAGTCTCTGGCGCCGATGGACACTGGCTTCTCAAGTCGGTCTTCTGGCTCCTCGCGGCGAAAATTCTCCGCGACAAGGAGGTGCCGGGGTTCAAAAGACTCGATCTTTTGAGCGTGGAGGATGTCTTCGCCAAGGTCGCTCGCCACTACAACTCGCGAAACACAGATGCTGCGGGAATCGATGTGCGAACTCGGAAGCAACGGGCCGCCCTGGAGTCGGCCGCAGAGAGCATCGCCAGTTTCAGTCATCTGGGGCATGTCACCACCGAGTCATTGGCCTATGTGTACGAGAGCGCCCTGATCACCAAGGACACACGTGCCCTACTTGGCACTCACAGCACACCACAGTACCTGGTTGACTACGTGGTCTGGAAGCTTGCGCCCTGGATCAAGGACATCGGTACAGACAAACGCGACGTGTTCGAGCCAGCGTGCGGTCATGCCGCTTTTCTCGTGGCGGCCATGCGACTATTGAAGGAGATGCTCCCCTCTGAACGGCAGGCAGATCGAAAGGGCTATTTGCGCGCACATCTCCATGGTGTGGAGATCGATTCCTTCGCCATTGAAATTGCTCAGCTCTCGTTGACGCTTGCTGACATCCCGAACTCCAATGGTTGGGACTTGGCTTACGGGAACATGTTCTCTGACGGTCTTTTGGCAAGGAAGACCGGGCAAGCCACGATTCTGTTGGGTAACCCACCATTTGAGGACTTTTCGAAGACGGACCGTGCAGAAATCCAGCGAAAGAGGGGACAGGAAGTACAGATCAACAAGGCAGCTGAGGTGCTGGCCCAGACGCTGCCAGCACTTCCTGTCGGCGGCATGTTTGGGTTCGTTATTCCGCAAGGAGTTCTTTTCTGGAGAAGTACTGAGACGCTACGGCGTATGCTTTGCGAGGAGTTTGAGCTAAAGGAGATATGCCTTCTCCCAGACAAGGTGTTCTCCCTCTCCGACGCAGACTCAGCCGTCATCATTGGTAGAAAGGTGAAGTCGTCAGAGCAATCTCATGCTGTATCGTGCAGGAGAGTGCGTAAGGCGGACATGGAGGCATTCCGGTTGGACTACATCGTGTCCAGCCAACGGGACATCACTCAGCAATCGCTTTGCCGGTCGACAGAGGCGCGGTTCATCTGGCCGGACCTACCAGATGTCTGGCAGTGTTTGGAGCACATGCTTCGCCTCAAGGATATAGCCGACATTGGGGAAGGCTTGTCGTATCGAAGCAATCTGCCCCAAGATGTCAGGCGTTCATCTGACAGACCATTTCCAGGAGCCGTACGCGGTTTTACAAAGCTTGGAAGAGAACTCCAGACACACAACCATCCTCCGGAAGTGTGGATGAATCTCTCTGCCGATGTGCTTGGGCCGACCCGCATGGGCGCAGACATGGTCCCACAAGTGCTACTAAACCATGCACGAGCGAGTCGTGGTCCGTGGCGAATAAAGGCGTTCATTGATCGCGACGGACACGCCTTCACCAACAACTATAATGCGGTTCGGCCGAAAGATGATACCTCTCTGGAGTTTCTTTGGGCTCTCTTGAACTCTCCTCTGGCCAACGCCTACGCCTTCGACCACGCGAGAGGGAGGCACAATCTACCTGGGGTCCTGGGGCAAATGCCCGTTCCTCCTTGGACGCGCGCTGAGCACGAGAGCATCACACAGTTGGTGAGTGAATACCATCGGCTTGCAGAGACAGGCGATTTGCGCCAGGCGTCGAGTTCACTACGTCGCGCTGCACTTCAGATAGACGCTCTCGTTCTGCGGATGTACGATCTACCGCCGCGTCTGGAGCGAGAAGTTCTCGACCTGTTTGCCGGCCAGTCGAGGGTCGGTGTGCCATTCCAACAGGATCGGTACTTCCCAGCAGGTTTTGGGCCATGGGTGCACCTCCATGAATACCTGTCCGATGAGTTCGAAAACTCAAGGGCATCAGCTTTACTGCAGTCACATCGAACCTTCGATGTGCCGGAGATTAGCGAAGCCCTTCGTCGCGCTACGGAAGACTTCGAGGAGTAGCGTATGGAAGGCGTAAAAGGCTACCTCCTTGACACCAATGTGATCTGTGACTGGCTGGACGAAACGAAGCCCAGACACGCGGCGGTATCCAGGAAGGTGGAACAGGCGGCACAGGTTCAGGCGACGGTGGTAACGTCGCTCATTGTCCTGGGGGAAATCGAATACGGCATCGCCGCGGTGGGCGGAACCTCGCAGCAATCGCTCGTCGACTTCCGCGCTCAGGTCTTCAAGCAGTTCGCGGAGAACAAGATTCTCTTCAGTGTGACGCGTTTTACCACGCTGATCTATGGGGATCTCCGAGCCAGGCTTTTCGAGAAGTTCGGTCCCAAGAAAAGACGAAGAAAGGGCCTGCGGCCGGAGGAGTTGGTTGATCCGGTCACGGCCAAAGCGCTCGGCATCCAAGAGAACGATTTGTGGATTGCAGCACAAGCCATCGAGCGCAACCTGATCCTGGTTACGAACGATGGGATGACGCGCATCAGGGAAATCGCCCCGGAACTGCGAGTGGAGGACTGGGCTGCAGCCGCATCATGATTGTCCCGGATCAAGCGAGGCCCCCTCTGGTTGGACGGAGCCGCCTCGATATCATCTCTTTTGAAGTCATCGGTGTGGCGTGACCCGCGCTACGAGGCTGGTGGCGGCGCGGGTGGATTCCGTGTTCGTGGGAATGACGGAGGGGGGGCTGTTGCTTTGGTGAAGCGGCAGGACTTGGCGGCGTTCCGGGTTTTGGATGGTTGGCAGGCGGTCCTTGTCGGCGGTATATTCGTTGGAAGGGCGAGTGCTTTGACGGCTGGCGGTGTTGGGTGGAGGAGGATGGGCGTATGATTATTTCCGATAAGTATCGATACGTGTACATTGGGATTCCGCGGACGGGGTCGAAGTCGATGAATCACTGGTTGTGCGAGTGGTTTGAGGGGCGGAATCATGGCGGGCATCACGCCTGGCGGGACGTTTTTTGAATTGTTTCGGGATACGGATGAGGAGGAGGTGGTCTGGGCGTACGCGGCTGAGGACTTTGCGGCGTTTGGGTATCGGCGGTTTGAGTGGGGTTTGGCGGCGGATGCGCCGGATGCGTTGCGGGTGAGGTAGCGCGAGGTGGCCGGCGCGGTTGGGCGGGGGCGGCGGGGCAGGCGCAAGGCCTGCCCGTACGGGTTTTTTCTGATTCGGCGATGCTGCTTGGCGACGGCGGGAGGTCCATGGTATTATGCGGGTTTGGCGGTGTGTGAGACGTTAGCGGTCACGGCGGCGGTGGCGGCGAGGTTGTTGACGGAGGAGAAGGCGTTTGCTGCATTATAGGGACCGGAAGAACCGGGTGCATATTTTTACGATGGACCGGCTGCTGCTGGAGGACGTGCGGGATCGGATCGCGGAGCATTCGGGGACCCGTTCGGTGCAGATCGTCACGCCGGGCAGCGTTCGT of the Phycisphaerae bacterium genome contains:
- a CDS encoding N-6 DNA methylase — encoded protein: MSKMKMTRRSTGAAGRRDAIVSTLTLDRAKAFLSLCGYSDRLLRASFPFGGDRIVPLAAFAHEPMDARSACIAVIDAAVVEGDMRSEVAAYRQLGAPIVVAMRRESLEIWKQREDDAERVKEVSADQAEAYFRSHASELGPDVVFRAKTWGRFDDQFQLEFVDAGLMPIVEKATGEKLTRLIERVVHQLRRSLYPNLSAVSGADGHWLLKSVFWLLAAKILRDKEVPGFKRLDLLSVEDVFAKVARHYNSRNTDAAGIDVRTRKQRAALESAAESIASFSHLGHVTTESLAYVYESALITKDTRALLGTHSTPQYLVDYVVWKLAPWIKDIGTDKRDVFEPACGHAAFLVAAMRLLKEMLPSERQADRKGYLRAHLHGVEIDSFAIEIAQLSLTLADIPNSNGWDLAYGNMFSDGLLARKTGQATILLGNPPFEDFSKTDRAEIQRKRGQEVQINKAAEVLAQTLPALPVGGMFGFVIPQGVLFWRSTETLRRMLCEEFELKEICLLPDKVFSLSDADSAVIIGRKVKSSEQSHAVSCRRVRKADMEAFRLDYIVSSQRDITQQSLCRSTEARFIWPDLPDVWQCLEHMLRLKDIADIGEGLSYRSNLPQDVRRSSDRPFPGAVRGFTKLGRELQTHNHPPEVWMNLSADVLGPTRMGADMVPQVLLNHARASRGPWRIKAFIDRDGHAFTNNYNAVRPKDDTSLEFLWALLNSPLANAYAFDHARGRHNLPGVLGQMPVPPWTRAEHESITQLVSEYHRLAETGDLRQASSSLRRAALQIDALVLRMYDLPPRLEREVLDLFAGQSRVGVPFQQDRYFPAGFGPWVHLHEYLSDEFENSRASALLQSHRTFDVPEISEALRRATEDFEE
- a CDS encoding type II toxin-antitoxin system VapC family toxin, yielding MEGVKGYLLDTNVICDWLDETKPRHAAVSRKVEQAAQVQATVVTSLIVLGEIEYGIAAVGGTSQQSLVDFRAQVFKQFAENKILFSVTRFTTLIYGDLRARLFEKFGPKKRRRKGLRPEELVDPVTAKALGIQENDLWIAAQAIERNLILVTNDGMTRIREIAPELRVEDWAAAAS